The following are encoded in a window of Nibricoccus aquaticus genomic DNA:
- the cysK gene encoding cysteine synthase A, with amino-acid sequence MAKIYNDITETIGNTPLVRLNRTAAAHGAQAEILLKLEFFNPLSSVKDRIGYAMIEDALKSGKITKDSVIIEPTSGNTGIALAFVAAAKGLKLVLTMPETMSLERRKLLKILGARVVLTEGPKGMKGAIAKAEELAAKIPGGIILQQFANPANPAIHRATTAEEIWRDTDGKVDFVVSGIGTGGTITGVGEVLKAKKPGVKIIAVEPDASPVLSGGQPGPHKLQGIGAGFIPAVLNTKVYDEVIRVKEVDSGPISKQVNTTDGIPVGISSGAAIWAGIQLSKRPENKGKQIVVIIPSSSERYLSTWLFADISAETDSIDDLIPAAAPANA; translated from the coding sequence ATGGCTAAAATATACAACGACATCACCGAAACGATCGGCAACACCCCCCTCGTTCGTCTCAATCGTACCGCAGCCGCGCACGGCGCTCAGGCGGAGATCCTCCTCAAGCTCGAGTTCTTCAACCCGCTCTCCAGCGTCAAGGACCGCATCGGCTACGCGATGATCGAGGACGCTCTCAAGTCCGGTAAAATCACCAAAGACTCCGTCATCATCGAGCCCACCTCCGGCAACACCGGTATCGCGCTCGCCTTCGTCGCCGCCGCGAAAGGCCTCAAGCTCGTCCTCACCATGCCCGAGACGATGTCTCTCGAGCGCCGCAAGCTTCTCAAGATCCTCGGCGCCCGCGTCGTCCTCACCGAAGGACCGAAGGGCATGAAGGGCGCCATCGCCAAGGCCGAGGAACTCGCCGCCAAGATCCCCGGCGGCATCATCCTCCAGCAATTCGCCAACCCGGCGAATCCCGCGATCCACCGCGCCACCACCGCCGAAGAAATCTGGCGCGACACCGACGGCAAAGTGGACTTCGTCGTCTCCGGTATCGGCACCGGCGGTACGATCACCGGCGTGGGCGAAGTGCTCAAAGCCAAGAAGCCCGGCGTGAAAATCATCGCCGTCGAGCCCGACGCCTCGCCCGTCCTCTCCGGCGGCCAGCCCGGCCCGCACAAACTCCAGGGCATCGGCGCCGGCTTCATCCCCGCCGTCCTCAACACGAAGGTTTACGACGAAGTCATCCGCGTGAAGGAAGTGGACTCCGGCCCGATCTCGAAACAGGTCAACACGACCGACGGCATCCCGGTCGGCATCTCCTCCGGCGCCGCGATCTGGGCGGGCATCCAGCTCTCGAAGCGTCCCGAAAACAAGGGCAAGCAGATCGTCGTGATCATCCCCTCGAGCAGCGAACGCTACCTCTCGACCTGGCTCTTTGCCGACATCAGCGCCGAGACCGATTCGATCGACGACCTCATCCCCGCCGCCGCTCCGGCGAACGCCTGA
- the cysT gene encoding sulfate ABC transporter permease subunit CysT, giving the protein MSLFCKERSALPGLNLSLGFTLFYLGLIVLVPLSAAFLKTFGMTWDEFAAAVTSPRVLASYKITFFASLAAALVNSVFGLLVAWVLVRYSFPGRRIVDALVDLPFALPTAVAGIALTAIYAKNGWVGQFLDPDGAHRILPHGIKLAFSEIGIFIALTFIGLPFVVRTVQPVLEELEPELEEASATLGANRWQTITRVLLPELFPALLTGFALSFARALGEYGSVVFISGNMPMKTEITPLLIITKLEQYDYRGATAIAVVMLCASFTLLLLINLIQKWSRRHHRV; this is encoded by the coding sequence ATGTCCCTCTTCTGCAAAGAACGCTCCGCGCTGCCGGGCCTCAACCTGTCGCTCGGCTTCACGCTTTTCTATCTCGGCCTCATCGTGCTCGTGCCGCTCTCCGCCGCCTTCCTGAAAACTTTCGGGATGACGTGGGACGAGTTCGCCGCCGCCGTCACGTCGCCGCGCGTGCTCGCCTCGTACAAGATCACCTTCTTCGCCTCGCTCGCCGCCGCGCTGGTTAATTCCGTCTTCGGCCTGCTCGTCGCCTGGGTGCTCGTGCGGTATTCATTTCCCGGACGCCGCATCGTCGATGCGCTCGTCGATCTTCCGTTCGCTTTGCCAACCGCCGTCGCCGGCATCGCTCTTACCGCGATCTACGCGAAGAACGGCTGGGTCGGCCAGTTCCTCGATCCCGACGGCGCGCATCGGATTCTTCCGCACGGCATCAAACTCGCGTTCTCCGAGATCGGCATCTTCATCGCGCTCACCTTCATCGGCCTGCCGTTCGTCGTCCGCACCGTTCAACCGGTTCTCGAAGAACTGGAGCCCGAGCTCGAAGAAGCCTCCGCCACGCTCGGCGCGAACCGCTGGCAGACGATCACGCGTGTTCTCCTTCCCGAACTTTTCCCTGCGCTGCTCACCGGCTTCGCGCTTTCGTTCGCCCGCGCACTCGGTGAATACGGCTCAGTCGTTTTCATCTCGGGCAACATGCCGATGAAAACGGAAATCACGCCGCTGCTCATCATCACGAAGCTGGAGCAATACGACTACCGAGGCGCGACGGCCATTGCCGTCGTGATGCTCTGCGCCTCCTTCACGCTGCTGCTCCTCATCAACCTCATCCAGAAGTGGAGCCGCCGTCACCACCGCGTATGA
- a CDS encoding OprO/OprP family phosphate-selective porin, whose protein sequence is MKSFTTILRSGIAASAIVATASSVQAQSGSDDVQQLREQIRLLDQKLRVLERKQEIKDETAAAAPKPVAVAASDGRVEITSGDGATSLRLRGLVQADYRWFDSANEPADTFLLRRARLVFEGKFNNIFSYVVQPEFAGTIQILDANVNVAVSPAFNVRIGKFKTPVGLEQLQSDPVAFFNERSVATNLTPNRDVGIQLQGDVLNKTLNYTVALLNGVPDGGNNVTGSADFDSDKTVAARLFATPFVNQKDSLFTGLGVGLAVSLGDYATASGRTGGYRTDGQQTFFSYDASVVANGQGVTWSPQGYYYRGPLGILAEYVASSIELQRGALPVREVENFGYNLSVGYVLTGEDSTYRGVTPKTVFNPSAGTWGAFEVVARVSGLDVDDSVFSGGAAGRFAAPNVSASKLTAYGLGLNWYLSRSVRAGFNLYQNKFDLAPDAVPAANALIADDETAFITRLQISF, encoded by the coding sequence ATGAAGTCATTCACCACTATCCTCCGCAGCGGAATCGCCGCTTCGGCTATCGTCGCTACCGCCAGCAGCGTCCAGGCGCAGTCCGGCTCCGATGATGTCCAGCAACTGCGCGAACAGATCCGTCTGCTCGACCAAAAGCTCCGCGTCCTCGAGCGCAAACAGGAGATCAAAGACGAGACGGCCGCTGCCGCGCCCAAGCCCGTCGCAGTCGCCGCCTCCGACGGTCGTGTCGAGATCACCTCCGGCGACGGTGCCACGTCCCTCCGTCTTCGCGGCCTCGTGCAGGCCGACTATCGCTGGTTCGACTCGGCCAACGAGCCGGCCGACACGTTTCTTCTTCGCCGCGCCCGCCTGGTTTTCGAGGGCAAGTTCAATAACATCTTCAGCTACGTCGTTCAGCCCGAGTTCGCCGGTACCATCCAGATCCTCGACGCCAACGTGAACGTCGCCGTCTCGCCCGCATTCAACGTGCGTATCGGAAAGTTCAAGACTCCCGTCGGCCTCGAACAGCTGCAGTCCGACCCCGTCGCTTTCTTCAACGAGCGTTCCGTGGCCACCAACCTCACGCCCAACCGCGACGTGGGCATCCAGCTTCAGGGCGATGTGCTCAACAAAACGCTCAACTACACCGTCGCACTGCTCAACGGCGTGCCCGACGGCGGCAACAACGTGACGGGCTCCGCCGACTTCGACAGCGACAAGACCGTCGCCGCCCGCCTGTTCGCCACGCCTTTCGTGAATCAGAAGGACTCGCTCTTCACCGGTCTTGGCGTCGGCCTCGCCGTAAGCCTCGGCGATTACGCCACGGCCAGCGGCCGCACCGGAGGCTATCGCACGGATGGCCAGCAAACGTTCTTCTCTTACGACGCCTCAGTCGTGGCTAATGGCCAGGGCGTTACCTGGTCGCCGCAAGGCTACTACTACCGCGGGCCGCTCGGGATTCTCGCCGAGTATGTCGCCTCGTCTATCGAGCTGCAGCGCGGCGCTCTTCCTGTGCGTGAGGTTGAAAATTTCGGCTATAACCTCTCGGTCGGTTATGTCCTGACCGGCGAAGATTCCACCTACCGCGGAGTCACCCCGAAAACTGTTTTCAATCCTTCCGCCGGCACTTGGGGCGCGTTCGAAGTAGTCGCTCGCGTCTCAGGTCTCGACGTCGATGACAGCGTCTTCAGCGGCGGCGCCGCCGGTCGTTTCGCAGCGCCCAATGTCAGCGCCTCCAAACTCACCGCGTATGGCCTCGGTCTGAATTGGTATCTGTCCCGCTCCGTGCGCGCAGGCTTCAACCTCTACCAAAACAAGTTCGATCTCGCCCCCGACGCCGTGCCCGCGGCCAACGCGCTTATCGCCGACGATGAGACCGCGTTCATCACGCGCCTTCAGATTTCGTTCTAA
- a CDS encoding M14 family zinc carboxypeptidase, whose amino-acid sequence MSPDSRDLRTLLGPLLELAEECVDVIGTMAGSFSLNGRRYGIPRFLFTGPEAAHDPIRLGLFAGIHGDEPAGCEALAHLLADLADNPEIAKGYDLVIYPVCNPTGYEDNTRANRAGFDLNREFWRSSAQPEVRILERELRTHRFDGIVTLHADDTCSGCYGYAHGRVLNEALLRPALDAASRILPRDARANIDGFVATESILHDCFCGVLAAPPDQSPQPFDLIFETPALSPFDHQVDATVAALHSILGEYRKFIAYAQDL is encoded by the coding sequence ATGTCACCGGACTCGCGCGATCTTCGCACCTTGCTCGGCCCGCTCCTGGAACTGGCGGAGGAATGCGTTGACGTGATCGGCACCATGGCGGGCTCCTTCTCGCTCAACGGCCGCCGCTACGGCATCCCGCGTTTCCTCTTCACCGGTCCCGAAGCCGCGCACGACCCGATCCGCCTCGGCCTCTTCGCCGGCATCCACGGCGACGAGCCCGCCGGTTGCGAAGCCCTCGCGCACCTCCTCGCGGACCTCGCCGACAATCCCGAAATCGCCAAGGGCTACGACCTCGTCATCTACCCGGTGTGCAATCCAACTGGATACGAGGACAACACGCGCGCCAACCGCGCCGGCTTCGATCTCAACCGCGAATTCTGGCGCAGCTCCGCGCAGCCCGAGGTCCGCATCCTCGAGCGCGAGCTGCGCACGCATCGCTTCGACGGCATCGTCACGCTCCACGCCGACGACACCTGCAGCGGCTGCTACGGCTACGCCCACGGTCGCGTTCTCAACGAAGCACTCCTGCGTCCCGCGCTCGATGCCGCCAGCCGCATTCTCCCGCGCGATGCCCGCGCTAACATCGACGGCTTCGTCGCCACCGAAAGCATCCTCCATGACTGCTTCTGCGGAGTCCTCGCCGCGCCGCCTGATCAATCTCCACAACCCTTCGACCTTATCTTCGAAACACCCGCGCTCTCGCCGTTCGACCACCAGGTCGATGCTACCGTCGCCGCGCTACACTCCATTCTCGGTGAATACCGCAAGTTCATCGCTTACGCTCAGGACCTTTAA
- a CDS encoding sulfate/molybdate ABC transporter ATP-binding protein, which produces MSIHASGITKTFGKYTALANVDFTAPSGKLVALLGPSGSGKTTLLRILAGLEFADAGSGRVQFDNEDVTSVPAGKRGVGFMFQHYALFRHMTVFENIAFGLRVRGRASRPSEDKITERVRELLHLVQLDGLEKRFPTQLSGGQRQRVALARALAVQPKVLLLDEPFGALDAKVRKELRRWLRKFHDEIHITTVFVTHDQEEALEIADEVVIMNQAKVEQVGSPQEVYDRPATPFVHRFLGNVNILRDAAAWGNTGPIHDNGRLAADGLLYVRPHDIEVHPHGSETSGIPAVLRYIHAAGPQAQLTFEVIATGEQVEADITRSGLAELNLKPNDLALLKLRPTHAFQDYAI; this is translated from the coding sequence ATGAGCATCCACGCCTCCGGCATCACCAAAACTTTCGGCAAATACACCGCGCTCGCGAACGTCGATTTCACCGCACCGAGCGGGAAACTCGTCGCGCTCCTCGGTCCTTCCGGGTCGGGCAAGACCACGCTCCTGCGCATCCTCGCCGGACTGGAATTCGCCGATGCCGGCAGCGGCCGCGTGCAATTCGACAACGAGGACGTGACCTCCGTGCCCGCCGGCAAACGCGGCGTCGGCTTCATGTTTCAGCATTATGCGCTGTTCCGCCACATGACCGTGTTTGAGAACATCGCCTTCGGCCTCCGCGTGCGCGGCCGCGCGTCACGTCCGTCCGAAGACAAAATCACCGAACGCGTCCGCGAGCTTCTCCACCTCGTGCAACTCGATGGCTTGGAAAAACGTTTCCCCACGCAGCTCTCCGGCGGCCAGCGTCAGCGCGTCGCCCTCGCCCGTGCCCTCGCCGTGCAGCCCAAGGTCCTCCTGCTCGACGAACCCTTCGGCGCGCTCGATGCCAAGGTCCGCAAAGAACTCCGCCGCTGGCTCCGCAAATTTCACGACGAGATTCACATCACCACGGTCTTCGTCACCCACGACCAGGAAGAGGCCCTCGAAATCGCCGACGAGGTCGTCATCATGAACCAGGCGAAGGTGGAGCAAGTCGGCTCGCCGCAAGAAGTGTACGACCGCCCCGCCACGCCCTTCGTCCACCGTTTCCTCGGCAACGTGAACATCCTTCGCGACGCCGCCGCCTGGGGGAACACCGGCCCCATCCACGACAACGGCCGCCTCGCCGCCGACGGCCTCTTGTATGTCCGCCCGCACGACATCGAGGTCCACCCGCACGGCAGCGAAACCAGCGGCATTCCCGCTGTCCTCCGCTACATCCATGCCGCCGGCCCGCAGGCCCAGCTCACGTTCGAAGTCATCGCCACCGGCGAACAGGTCGAAGCCGACATCACCCGCTCTGGGCTTGCCGAGTTGAACCTAAAGCCAAACGATCTGGCCCTCTTGAAACTCCGGCCCACCCACGCCTTCCAAGACTACGCGATCTGA
- a CDS encoding rhodanese-like domain-containing protein, which produces MTQPTRYEKLTTDAKTRIREITAQDIERTPLAPGTVLIDVRETHEWHAGHAVGAIHLSRGLLEGAIEEKVPDLETPILLYCAGGNRSALAADNLQKMGYKNVTSLVGGFRDWQKARLPVVPGGSDSLKL; this is translated from the coding sequence ATGACTCAACCGACCCGCTACGAAAAACTCACCACCGACGCCAAAACCCGCATCCGCGAAATCACTGCGCAAGACATCGAACGCACGCCGCTCGCTCCCGGCACAGTCTTGATCGATGTGCGCGAGACTCACGAATGGCACGCCGGTCACGCCGTCGGCGCGATCCACCTCAGCCGCGGCCTGCTCGAAGGCGCCATCGAAGAAAAAGTCCCCGATCTCGAAACGCCCATCCTGCTCTACTGCGCCGGCGGCAACCGCTCAGCACTCGCCGCCGACAATCTCCAAAAGATGGGCTACAAAAACGTCACTTCGCTCGTTGGCGGTTTCCGCGACTGGCAGAAAGCGAGACTACCCGTGGTGCCGGGTGGGAGCGATTCGCTGAAGCTTTGA
- the cysW gene encoding sulfate ABC transporter permease subunit CysW yields the protein MAAVTAALSARRETSSSHNAPRATQDPAWVKWTLLSVALLFLAFFLVLPLVAVFAEAFRRGMGAYFAAFTDSDALAAIKLTLITAAISVPANLVFGVAASWAIAKFNFRWKSLLITLIDLPFAVSPVISGLIFVLVFGAQGWYGQYLESTNPSWPWLHAWLVQQDFKIIFAVPGIVLATVFITFPFVARELIPLMQSQGTDEEMAAITLGASGWQTFWRVTVPNIKWGLFYGVILCNARAMGEFGAVSVVSGHIRGETNTMPLHVEILYNEYNFVAAFAVASLLAFLALVTLGLKSLVEWRHAQSLRTETLDR from the coding sequence ATGGCCGCCGTCACCGCCGCACTTTCCGCTCGTCGCGAAACGTCTTCTTCGCACAACGCCCCCCGCGCCACCCAAGATCCTGCCTGGGTGAAGTGGACGCTTCTTTCCGTAGCGCTCCTCTTCCTCGCGTTCTTCCTCGTGCTCCCGCTCGTCGCGGTTTTCGCCGAGGCATTCCGCCGGGGCATGGGCGCGTACTTCGCCGCCTTCACCGACTCCGATGCGCTCGCCGCGATCAAGCTTACGCTCATCACGGCGGCCATCTCCGTGCCCGCGAACCTCGTCTTCGGCGTCGCCGCTTCCTGGGCCATCGCGAAGTTCAACTTTCGCTGGAAAAGCCTTCTCATCACGCTCATCGATCTGCCGTTCGCCGTCTCGCCGGTGATCTCCGGCCTGATCTTCGTTTTGGTTTTCGGCGCGCAGGGCTGGTACGGCCAGTACCTCGAATCCACCAACCCTTCATGGCCTTGGTTGCACGCCTGGCTGGTCCAGCAGGATTTCAAAATCATCTTCGCCGTCCCCGGCATCGTCCTCGCCACCGTATTCATCACGTTCCCCTTCGTCGCACGTGAGCTCATCCCGCTCATGCAGTCGCAAGGCACGGACGAGGAAATGGCCGCGATCACCCTCGGCGCGAGCGGCTGGCAGACTTTCTGGCGCGTCACCGTGCCCAACATCAAGTGGGGCCTCTTCTACGGCGTCATCCTGTGCAATGCCCGCGCGATGGGCGAATTTGGCGCGGTATCCGTCGTCTCCGGACACATCCGCGGCGAGACCAACACTATGCCGCTCCACGTCGAGATCCTCTACAACGAATACAACTTCGTCGCTGCCTTCGCCGTCGCCTCGCTCCTCGCTTTTCTCGCCCTCGTCACGCTCGGCCTCAAAAGCCTCGTCGAGTGGCGTCACGCCCAGTCCCTGCGTACCGAAACCCTCGATCGCTGA
- a CDS encoding sulfate ABC transporter substrate-binding protein, giving the protein MPTALSISRSLHRIAIAGLLVTSVALTASAAELLNASYDVTREFYKEFNPAFIAHWKAKTGEDVSVKQSHGGSSKQVRSVIDGLQADVVTMNQALDIDQLVKPGLIPVDWAKRLPNDSVPYTSTIFFIVRKGNPKNVKDWSDLLRDDVKSIIPNPKTSGNGRYSYLAGWGYALRQPGGNEASAREFVKKLFANVPVLDAGGRGATTSFAKNGIGDVLLTFENEVSLTIREFADEGFELVVPTTSILAENPVVWVDKVVKKKKTEALAKAYLEYLYTPEAQEIAAKQNFRPGDPSVFAKYSSQFPNIPLFRVADVFGSWTKAQQVHFADGGVFDQIYEKR; this is encoded by the coding sequence ATGCCCACCGCGCTCTCCATCTCCCGCTCCCTGCATCGCATCGCCATCGCCGGTCTCCTCGTGACCTCGGTCGCGCTAACCGCCTCCGCCGCCGAACTGCTCAACGCGTCCTACGACGTAACCCGCGAGTTCTACAAAGAATTCAATCCCGCCTTCATCGCCCACTGGAAGGCGAAGACCGGCGAGGATGTCTCCGTGAAACAATCACACGGCGGCTCCAGTAAACAGGTCCGCAGCGTGATCGACGGCCTTCAGGCCGACGTCGTCACCATGAATCAGGCGCTCGACATCGATCAGCTCGTGAAACCGGGCCTGATCCCGGTCGACTGGGCGAAACGTCTGCCGAACGACAGCGTCCCGTACACGTCCACGATCTTCTTCATCGTTCGCAAAGGAAACCCCAAGAACGTCAAAGACTGGTCCGACCTGCTCCGCGACGATGTGAAGTCGATCATCCCGAATCCAAAGACGTCGGGTAATGGCCGATACAGCTACCTCGCCGGCTGGGGCTACGCACTCCGCCAGCCCGGCGGCAACGAAGCCAGCGCCCGCGAGTTCGTGAAGAAACTCTTCGCCAACGTCCCCGTCCTCGACGCCGGCGGGCGCGGAGCCACCACCTCGTTTGCCAAGAACGGCATCGGCGACGTGCTACTCACCTTCGAAAACGAGGTCTCGCTCACCATCCGCGAATTCGCCGACGAAGGCTTCGAACTGGTCGTTCCTACCACGAGCATCCTTGCCGAGAATCCCGTCGTCTGGGTGGACAAGGTCGTGAAGAAGAAAAAGACCGAAGCGCTCGCCAAAGCTTACCTCGAATATCTCTACACGCCCGAAGCGCAGGAGATCGCCGCGAAGCAAAACTTCCGTCCCGGCGATCCTTCCGTCTTCGCGAAATACTCCAGCCAGTTTCCGAACATCCCGCTCTTCCGTGTCGCCGACGTTTTCGGCAGCTGGACGAAAGCCCAGCAGGTCCATTTCGCCGACGGCGGCGTCTTCGACCAGATCTACGAAAAGCGTTAA
- a CDS encoding sulfate ABC transporter substrate-binding protein produces MKLLTTLLTVAALAAPVFAKDIELLNVSYDPTREFYSEYNKAFSAHWKAKTGDNVTIKQSHGGSGKQARSIIDGLSADVATLALAGDIDALHTNGKLIPADWLGRLPKQSAPYTSTIVFLVRAGNPFKVKDWDDLAKPGISVITPNPKTSGGAQWNYLAAWEFARRKLGSDDAAKEFVRKIYKNVPVLDSGARGSTTTFVQRGVGDVFISWENEAFLALKEFGADKFEIVVPSLSILAQPSVTVVDKVVKKKGTEEIAKAYLEYLYSDEAQDLAGKHFYRPTSDAAAAKYAASFPKIELFTIDDAFGGWTKAKKEHFADGGTFDQIYAK; encoded by the coding sequence ATGAAACTTCTCACCACTCTTCTCACCGTCGCGGCGCTCGCCGCACCGGTCTTCGCGAAAGACATCGAGCTCCTCAATGTCTCGTACGATCCCACGCGCGAATTTTATTCTGAATACAACAAAGCCTTCTCCGCCCACTGGAAGGCGAAGACCGGCGACAACGTCACCATCAAGCAGTCGCATGGCGGCTCGGGAAAGCAGGCCCGCTCCATCATCGACGGCTTGTCGGCCGACGTCGCCACGCTCGCTCTCGCCGGCGACATCGACGCGCTTCACACCAACGGCAAACTCATCCCCGCCGACTGGCTCGGCCGTCTCCCCAAACAGTCCGCGCCCTACACCAGCACGATCGTCTTCCTCGTCCGCGCTGGAAATCCCTTCAAGGTCAAAGACTGGGACGACCTCGCCAAGCCCGGCATCTCCGTCATCACGCCCAACCCGAAAACCTCCGGCGGCGCGCAGTGGAACTACCTCGCCGCTTGGGAATTCGCCCGCCGCAAACTCGGCAGCGATGACGCCGCCAAGGAGTTCGTCCGCAAAATCTACAAGAACGTCCCCGTCCTCGACTCCGGTGCGCGCGGCTCGACGACCACCTTCGTGCAGCGCGGCGTGGGCGACGTCTTCATCTCCTGGGAAAACGAAGCCTTCCTCGCGCTCAAAGAATTCGGCGCCGACAAGTTCGAGATCGTCGTGCCTTCGCTGAGCATCCTCGCCCAGCCGAGCGTCACCGTCGTGGACAAAGTCGTTAAGAAAAAGGGCACCGAGGAAATCGCGAAAGCCTACCTCGAGTACCTCTACTCCGACGAAGCTCAGGATCTCGCGGGTAAACATTTCTACCGTCCGACGTCCGATGCCGCTGCCGCCAAGTACGCTGCCAGCTTTCCGAAGATCGAGCTCTTCACCATCGACGACGCCTTCGGTGGCTGGACCAAGGCCAAGAAGGAGCACTTCGCCGACGGCGGCACCTTCGACCAGATCTACGCTAAATAA